Proteins from one Microtus pennsylvanicus isolate mMicPen1 chromosome 7, mMicPen1.hap1, whole genome shotgun sequence genomic window:
- the LOC142853735 gene encoding adhesion G protein-coupled receptor F4-like → MKAQVTIVCSLLFFLTTECSLYKPKIHRKAKDDFQTPLWKHKFSRTQDKCSGNCSSTSNCSQNCDPYFHGEIVFTCSQGKWQKTTETCTSLSVDSLFQGANPAASLSMASSSLFPMNLVDSKAQHHIGDVFQGIHKYCPEDYVCIVDPVKSSKVTSGNIAFVVELLKNISTGLQTLDGQHGNVTHEKMKNYGKMANHILNKTAISNWAFIPNKNASSDLLESVNSFAKKLQIHGESESIVNELFIQTKGAHIYRNSSENSFNLSMPVTDDTEDALVLIEIPRQALRELPSNVSQAIGIAFPTLGAILKEAHGPNVNLPKPVNGLILSLVLPENLKEIILTFDKINKSQSASSRCVGWHSEKRQWDESPCKTVSDTGGAVNCHCKCNRTVMSFSILMSSKPVRDKVLNYITFVGLSVSIFSLALCLVIEAVVWSRVVVTEISYMRHVCIVNIAVSLLTANVWFIIGSNAYVREDLRWCVAVTFFSHFFFLSLFFWMLFKALLIVYGILVVFRRIMKSRMMAIGFLVGYGCPLVIAVITVTVTGPGEGYIRDDACWLNWNKTKALFAFAIPALAIVAVNLLVVLAVAINTQRPLMGSSKSQDMAIVFRISKNVAILTPLLGLTWGFGLATLLEGTHLVFHIIFALLNAFQGFFILVFGTIMDYKIRDALRMRGSREQQRRHR, encoded by the exons ATGAAGGCCCAGGTGACCATCGTCTGCTCTTtactgttttttctgaccacggAATGTTCTCTCTATAAACCCAAGATTCACAGAAAA gctaaAGATGACTTTCAAACACCTCTATGGAAGCATAAGTTTAGTCGGACACAAG ATAAATGCAGTGGAAATTGCAGCTCGACGTCCAACTGTAGCCAGAACTGTGATCCCTATTTCCACGGAGAAATAGTATTCACATGTAGTCAAGGCAAATGGCAGAAAACAACGGAAACATGCACAAGCCTCTCTGTGGACTCCCTGTTTCAG ggcGCAAATCCTGCAGCTAGCCTTTCCATGGCATCGTCTTCCCTTTTCCCCATGAACTTAGTGGACAGCAAGGCACAGCACCATATTGGGGATGTCTTTCAAGGAATCCACAAGTACTGCCCCGAGGACTACGTCTGCATAGTCGACCCTGTGAAGTCCTCCAAAGTTACGTCTGGAAATATCGCATTTGTAGTAGAGTTATTAAAAAACATCTCCACAGGCTTGCAGACTTTGGACGGACAACATGGGAATGTGACTCACGAGAAAATGAAG AACTATGGAAAAATGGCCAACCACATCCTTAACAAGACTGCCATTTCAAATTGGGCTTTCATTCCCAATAAAAATGCCAGCTCAGATTTGTTGGAGTCAGTGAACTCCTTCGCCAAGAAACTCCAAATCCACGGTGAATCTGAGAGCATTGTCAATGAACTCTTCATTCAGACGAAAGGTGCCCACATCTATCGCAACAGCTCTGAGAACAGTTTCAACCTCTCCATGCCCGTGACCGATGACACAGAAGATGCCCTAGTACTGATAGAAATTCCCAGGCAAGCACTACGTGAGCTGCCGTCCAACGTCTCCCAAGCCATCGGCATAGCTTTTCCAACGTTGGGGGCCATTCTGAAAGAAGCCCATGGGCCAAATGTCAATCTCCCAAAGCCCGTAAATGGTCTGATCTTGTCACTGGTTTTGCCAGAAAACCTGAAAGAAATCATACTCACCTTTGATAAGATCAATAAATCCCAGAGCGCCAGCAGCCGGTGTGTCGGCTGGCATTCTGAGAAAAGGCAGTGGGACGAGAGCCCATGTAAAACCGTGTCAGATACTGGAGGCGCCGTGAACTGCCATTGTAAATGCAACAGAACAGTGATGTCTTTCTCCATTCTCATGTCATCCAAACCTGTAAGGGACAAGGTTCTGAACTATATCACTTTCGTTGGGCTCAGCGTCTCCATCTTTAGCTTGGCGCTCTGCCTGGTCATCGAAGCTGTGGTTTGGTCCCGGGTGGTTGTGACCGAGATATCCTACATGCGCCATGTGTGCATCGTGAACATTGCAGTGTCCCTCCTGACTGCGAACGTGTGGTTCATCATTGGCTCCAATGCATATGTTCGGGAGGACCTCAGGTGGTGTGTGGCTGTGACATTTTTCagtcacttcttcttcctctccctgttcTTCTGGATGCTCTTCAAAGCGCTGCTCATAGTCTATGGAATCTTGGTTGTTTTCCGCCGGATAATGAAGTCTCGTATGATGGCCATAGGCTTTCTCGTTGGCTATGGGTGTCCTCTGGTGATTGCTGTCATTACGGTTACCGTCACTGGGCCCGGGGAAGGTTACATCAGAGACGATGCCTGTTGGCTTAATTGGAACAAAACCAAAGCCCTTTTTGCGTTTGCCATCCCAGCCTTGGCCATTGTTGCTGTGAATCTCCTTGTGGTTCTGGCAGTTGCTATCAATACTCAGAGGCCTTTGATGGGCAGTTCAAAATCTCAGGATATGGCCATAGTTTTCAGGATCAGCAAAAATGTTGCCATCCTCACCCCGCTGCTGGGACTGACCTGGGGTTTTGGTCTAGCAACCTTGCTAGAAGGCACACATCTGGTATTTCATATAATCTTTGCCTTGCTCAATGCTTTCCAG GGTTTTTTCATCCTGGTGTTCGGCACGATTATGGATTACAAG ATAAGGGATGCTCTGAGGATGAGGGGAAGTCGAGAGCAGCAGAG AAGGCATCGTTAA